TTTGTGAACTAAGCTGGACACCCACGTGCCTTTCAAAGGAATCTCTTAAAAAGATATCTCTCAAAGTGGATAACCTCACTGGCAGCAAAACGAAATCTGCGACTTTTATTAAAACGTTTACACTTGTTCCCAGTCAGACGGCTTGTTTAAAAAAGGGTGGTACACATGAAAAAAACTAAAGTTTCATTTCCTCATTCTACTTTATTCTTCCTTATTTTTTTCTTTCAGCATTTTAGCTTTTCTGTTTATGCAGAAAAAACTAAAGATTTAAAAGATGATTTTAAAACTCTTGGAAACAGCCCAGAAGTATCCGAGCGAATTAAAAATTTAAATCATGATCAAAAAATCCGAGTGGTGCAAAACCGTTTGGTCGACAGGAATAACCGCCTTGAGCTGGCTCTAAACTATGCTTTTAATGGCGGAAGTGATAGCTATGTGAAAACCCAGTCTTTGGGTGGTTTCTTAGAGTTTCATGTGAATCCTCGTTGGTCCCTGGGATTTGAATACCAAAAGTCCTACAATCAACTTTCTCCCGAGGGAAAAAATCAATTTGATAAGGCCTTGGCAGCGCAAAAAATCGATCCTGCGAGCCCTGAAAAATTCCCGGCCATAGATTACCCCTTAGATTCTAACTTGCTTAAACTTAATTTTTTTCCAATTTATGGAAAGCTCAATTTGTTTGATATGGGGATTGCCCAATTTGATATTTACATGCAATTGGGGTACGGAAGCGTCACTCTTTATTCTGGAAAAAGTAATCTCTATTCTGTAGGTTTAGGTACGGGATTTTGGCTTAACCAATGGATCACGAGCCGTTTAGAAGTACGCTATCTTAAGTACAACGACCTTCTCAACAGTGAAGTCCGCAACCAATCCAATCTTCAAGCCCTTGCCAGTGTGGGAGTTCTTCTATGGTAAAAACTCTCTTTAATTTATTTCTATTCCTTTTTCTGGGGAGCGGTCCACTTGAAGCCTCGAGCTCCATAGTAA
Above is a genomic segment from Deltaproteobacteria bacterium containing:
- a CDS encoding outer membrane beta-barrel domain-containing protein, which gives rise to MKKTKVSFPHSTLFFLIFFFQHFSFSVYAEKTKDLKDDFKTLGNSPEVSERIKNLNHDQKIRVVQNRLVDRNNRLELALNYAFNGGSDSYVKTQSLGGFLEFHVNPRWSLGFEYQKSYNQLSPEGKNQFDKALAAQKIDPASPEKFPAIDYPLDSNLLKLNFFPIYGKLNLFDMGIAQFDIYMQLGYGSVTLYSGKSNLYSVGLGTGFWLNQWITSRLEVRYLKYNDLLNSEVRNQSNLQALASVGVLLW